AAAGCTCTACTACATCTGCATTCACAAATTGAGAATTTCTCTCCAATTCGATACCAATGCAGGTGTTTCACCTGAAATAAAAGTGCATGTAAAAATTGCAGGAAAATGGAACATCTGTATTAATATGAATGCATTCCACATAAATTCAACTGAAAAGCACTTCATGTTTTGCAAATTCAGGAAGACAATAAACATGAAAGTCACACGCTATGCATATAGCACTAGCAGTAAAAAAAAGATGAGCAAACCTTTGCCTTAAAGATTAAGAAGAACGAACAACTTGCATGAGACTACGAGTCCTGTGAAAGGTTCAGACTAAATGTATGATGACAACAGGCAGAAACAGTGCATCTTCCTGTATATAGAACCATAATATTATAAACTTAATTCCCATTCCCAAATCTTTGACATCGTGATGGCTTATGTAATTTTTCCACAAGATGGATGAGGGCATAGCGTTCCATGTGAAATGACATACCCATATAAGGTAACGATATTCATTAGTCTTTAACGTGAACTCTATGGCTGAATAAAATCATCTTTTGACAGCAGTGAGAATGAATATGCAATAACATCATAGATATACTGCATAAGTTTGCAAATCTGCATGAATGATTGATTAATTTGATGCCTATAATTTAGTTGGATAGAGAATACCCGAACATGAACTGAATATGACAATATCCTAAAAGCACACCCCATGCCGCAGCACAAAATAGAAGACAAAACACATATATGTAACAGATATCATACTGATGACAGACACTGGAAGAGTTGCATGCTTTTGAGTTGCACAAGGTTTGATGGCCCTACTTTCTTTCGTAAATTTCActtctttttcttgttttttaagAAAGTGTGGAGGTAGCACAAGGAGATTGCACAAACCATCAATGTCCGGTGCTTCACGATCATGTGTGTCTTGATGCCTGTGCTATTGTACACACTGCAGGTTCCTTCTTCAGTGGAGGTTCCCAACCCTTTTATAATTCCCAGAGGAATCCCAGATTCAATAGAAGGATCTGCGAGTTTATCTCCAGGAAAAACCTGACCACCATGTAACAGTTCTTCATTCGATATCAGGTTAACATGTATTTGGTCTTCGGAATCCTCATCCTGTGGGACGTTATAATTTTTAGGTGGAACTCTTGTAGCCATAGCGACAACTCTCCCCGATATGTGCAATTCAAGATCTCTATAGGCATCAGAATCAGATGGACGGTGATCAATACTGACGTATTTCTTCTGGAGATCTTCGtgatcatcatcatcatcagacTGCAACTGTTGACCCACATTATCAGCGAATTGGATAAAGCCCGAATCATGAGATTTTAGCTTTGCTTTGTAGGCATGAGGTAACTCAggatacctgttggctagacaTACCATTCCAAAAAGGTCCCTGCCTGAAACTAAGTGCACCACCTCTGATGTTACACGCATGGTCCTCTCTTCAGCTTCAAAACAGTTGGGAAGGAGATCTAGGGACTCAATCTCAGGTCCGTAGTATGCCATATGCAATGCCGAATAAAAATCTCTTTCCAGGATATCAAAATAACCAGATCCAGCAATCACTCTTCTTTCAGCCAAAATGTCATTCACCGTATATCTGTACCATTTCAACCATTCCACAACTTCCATCTTCTTGCCTGAGTTCTCATATGAGTTATAGTTGTAGATGATGGGATCTCGTTTAGAGTTTCTTTGAGATAAAAGATGACGATCATAATGAGCTCTCTTGTCAGGGTCTGAAAGTATCTGAATTGAATCAGTTACAAGCCAAATTAGATCTTCCTTAAGCACAGGACATGTTAGTTTTTTTAAAGTTCGCTAGAAGACTTCTCGTGCATGACCTTTACCGACGGAACTTGTAAAAGAACTAGAAATAACCAACCATTTCCGCAAGTACAAAGAGAGTAACCCACAAAATCTGAGAACGTACTCCAgatagaaaaagaaaaaaatctttTACAAGGAATCACGAACTGGACACGCCTGAACTATAGATCCTAGGAAATCCATCTCTCATAATGCTTGTCTCAGCTTCATCAACAATCTCCAGATGACTATTCAAGGAATACCTAATTACTCCAACTTTAGCGAGGCATATTGCGC
The sequence above is a segment of the Primulina tabacum isolate GXHZ01 chromosome 6, ASM2559414v2, whole genome shotgun sequence genome. Coding sequences within it:
- the LOC142549677 gene encoding uncharacterized protein LOC142549677, with product MAYVTKFTALRLRLSHHRRLVTSITPNKAFDYDSNSHHVLHNLYLRFAGKRRQSSNAEWATKSEFAGRDAYDILGVSLTSSFSEIKASFRKLAKETHPDLARSQSHTSSASEKFIQILAAYEILSDPDKRAHYDRHLLSQRNSKRDPIIYNYNSYENSGKKMEVVEWLKWYRYTVNDILAERRVIAGSGYFDILERDFYSALHMAYYGPEIESLDLLPNCFEAEERTMRVTSEVVHLVSGRDLFGMVCLANRYPELPHAYKAKLKSHDSGFIQFADNVGQQLQSDDDDDHEDLQKKYVSIDHRPSDSDAYRDLELHISGRVVAMATRVPPKNYNVPQDEDSEDQIHVNLISNEELLHGGQVFPGDKLADPSIESGIPLGIIKGLGTSTEEGTCSVYNSTGIKTHMIVKHRTLMVKHLHWYRIGEKFSICECRCSRAFLPPSKFWLFEPRSAMHDVGGWYVETFGRDKKGKTVPDQRCWDVIDTTEQFEERLHPAMYLLALAYRTLDIENARERKQTIKDKVEGKMSKLFSWCQKLA